Within the Platichthys flesus chromosome 8, fPlaFle2.1, whole genome shotgun sequence genome, the region TGCAAGTTTTGAGGAATATGTCATGATAAAGAGTTCCTCCCCTCACCTAATGCCAACTtatatttttgttgttaatCAAAGGGTATGTTTAGTAGCTGTTGTCCTGTTTGATGTCACACTCTGATTTTAAAAATGATCGGGCAAGGCCGGACAGAGAAATTTCAGGTCGTTGGAAAAGGCCCAAATTTCTGGTTAGATGTCAGAGCTGAACACAaaatgatcttttttttttaattactcaAGGACAGCCTAGGTAAGTATTTTCTaagcagtttttgtttttgtaatgtcTGTTAACCCTTTGCTGTCAATGATGCCTTAAGgctataaatataataaaaaaattcaagagATGGCAAACCTGTCCTGTATTCTACACTGCACAAAATGGTTAATGTATGTACGCGATacagaacattgtgttttattggcgtgtaatcaaactgaCGCCATGGTCACACAGTGATGACAAACCGatctttgagttagtttgtatctccatcttgttgtgatgacactcatcccAATTTGAAGCtgatctgatgtaagccctgggacaagttcCCCAAAGTAAAATGTGCGatatggccactaaatgcaaaatagcaggcttcctgttgtgttttgcaAATTGCACGTTCGACTTTTTTGTTTGCCTGGTCAATCAATACATGTATATGGATtcttgtgaagatcggtcaatgtgaacatgttccgGGGTTATGTAAGAATTTTTGCATGTTACagcctcaaaaagccaatttgcctgaataatattaataactagTTAATTAAATGTGTCCTACACTGATTTCGTTTAAGCGTCAGAAGCCAAGGTttgaaactactgggttattctcttaCAATAGGTTTTTAAGGCATgataaatcatccagtatctaaaatccaataACATAAGAATAacttaagtaaggctgtcaaatatctTAAACTatgtaaattgaaaaacaaaaataaattatagaaATTATAAAAATTCTAATTAAATTGAGAAAACGCTGGATGTGCACATTCGCTAATGCGCAGGTGGGaaataattaaattagattaaaacaaatacatttttaagtaaattttcaccactttctaattttctgcctgtcagtgctcgggccctaataactgaGTCAAATCTTGTCCAGACCTACTCTATGTAAAAGCTGTTTATTTAATGAGATGTTCATTTCATTGCTGGGGAAGATTTTGGGTAAACTTATTAGACAATAGCCTAATGTTAAGGTTAGCTATTTGCAATGGTGTTCTAAGcttgatgaataaaataaaatgatttaagatATATAATTTTAGAAAAAGGGAAATATGGTTAATGAGCATTTCTAAAATTTTGAGAgaacaaataatgaaaatgaggAATTATATACACAGCTATTTCTGTAGTGTTTatggtaataaataaataaacattctcTCAGATTTAAAACGTAATGAATAATTTCTTAAAACCTTTAATAAACCGAACACAGGTCGCACATTACGTCACAGGGGAACACGCCGCTCCGATTGGTCCAATTTCCTCGTGACAACTTCCGGTAAAATGGAGCACAAGATTTGAAATTTGCCCTGGCTACGTAACGTCTGTCTACCTCATTTTAACAACAGCAGCGCGTGAGGTAATTATATCCCAAAccaaatatatttaatgatggTGACTTTAAATGCTTCGCAATGGAAACATCATTTTAAAGTCTGTTAATGTAGCGACGTGCTGCTAACGGTAActtagctaacattagctacaATCAGCTACCTGTGTCGTGCAGCTTTGTTTGCagattgttttcttctctttgtagCTACAGCTGAATAACTGAGCGGGTCAATTGGCAAGTGGACACGTTAACCAGCAGCTAGCCTAACTGTGTGGCGTGTAAATCACATGTTTGACTCCCGTCCTGgactttaaatgttaaatgaccTGAACGCCGCTGTTTTCCCAGAGGAAACCATGAACGATGACAACCGCCAGTTGTTTGAGAGAGTCGCCAGGAAGATGGGCTGGATGGACCAGGGAGGACTGGACACCGCGGagaagaaggtgtgtgtgttgtgcacctCGGCAGCCTCCAGACGAACACGTGACACTTATTTCTTCTATTTGTGAAACTTGTTGAAAACTATTTATACTTGGATTACTGGGGGAAGGAACACTTCACATGCAAACGATGACTTTCAGTTTTCACATTGTTAGTTTTCTGTCATTAATAATCTCTGGTTCCTGTTTATTTAATGTGAGGATTTAGTGTTTTTCCTTGTCATGTCATGTATCAATATAAGCTGAGTAAATGTTAGATTTTTGACACTCTCCTTTAGCCATGGGAAATCAGCTTTAGTTTAGTTTTGGAAGCATAGTTTataatgtctttgtgtgttgtagttctCTCTCAAGTACTAATAAGTCTAACGTGGTACTGGTAAATACACTGGTAAACACCTTGGATACCTGCCGTCTCGATAACACAGCATTTCAAGGGTTATTATGTCCTGAGCTACTTTgcttatatttaattattggGGCGTGTGAGTGGTTGTGAGACTCGTGCTGGAAATATATCTCAAATTCAATGATTATGACCTTATtatgaaacctgcagaaactctATACTCTGTCTGCCTCCATTGTTTCTAGCTGATCAGTTCGATTGGCAAGAGTCGTTTTGGCGCCACGAGTGGTCATCGACCTGCAGATCCAAAAGCATCGCCCGTCCTGCTTGGCCTCTCTGGAAGTGAAGATGAATCGGATAAGGAGAATCAGTGCTTCAAAGGCAACGATTACAGAGACAAGTCTTTGATTGAGTCCAGTGACGACGACTTTGACCAGTGTGAGTGAGTTGAATTGcataaatatctttaaaataaatggtgCACTTTACACAAACAGTAATTGGTTCATTTTGCCTTTTTGTTCCTCAGTCCTTGTGGGAAGGGCTACACCGAAAGCGAAGCCGGAAACAAAGGGAACTTGTAGCGCTGCAAAGAAAGACAAGTTAGAAAATTATTCTGAAGCAAAGTCTCTGTCCTGTATTGCTTTTAGTTTAACCTCTAATCTGTGAGTTTAACCTCCGAACCGTTTCTCCCTTTCAGTTCAAATGTTCTTGTGGTGAGCTCAGACGATGAGGGCAACTTTGAAACATGTAAGAGTTCTTTTTCGTTGTCATTATTTGTAGCCATGGACAATAAATGACTCAAATGCGCAACAGAAAGAAGTTGAAAACATATTCATACTGTGGATCATGCTTCACTCAGTTCATCCTTTTGCATATTTCAGTTCTGCAACGAGTGAAGACACCGAACACCAAGACTGAGAAAGTGTCAGAGAGTGGAAGTGAAGACAGGTGAGTTGTGTCAAAATTGTTTCTGCCCCTAAAAGCAGCGTCTCTGTCCGGGAGAAAAACCTTTAACCATCTGATTCACCTGTCTTTGTCTTTAAAGCCTCAAAAACTTCATCGTGGACGACTGCTCATCAGACGATGACTTCATTGACACAAAAATATCTTTGAAAGGTAAGACATATGAGATGCTTTCGGTGCTGATGTTGTATTTCAAAGAACTGAACTAAATGTGTATAATGGTGATGTTCTTCAGTGCCGAAGAAGAGCAACACTCCAGCAGCCCAGCCTCCACGGAGGAGACCACTGTCTCAATGGGACTCCCCTGTCTTTGTCAGTGACagtgacgatgatgatgataacaTTGTGGTCAAAAGCACGTGGAGAACTCGCCACTCAAAACCCAAACCGCCGGGGAAAGCTAACAAGAATAAAGCTCCGCTGCGCGATGAAGACGACAGCGCTCCATCACTGCCCTCGCTCCCCGTCTCATCTCCTTTTTCTTTCCGGCCACCCAAAACTCCAACATCTCTGGGCACTCCTAAGTTTACGTTTACAACACCTTCGATGCTGGTTGAGTCGGAGAGTTCTGAGGAGGAGTTCACATCGTTGCTAGAgagactgaaaaagaaaaacaaactcccTGGCACTTCATGCTCCCCAAAGAACGCTAAAGGTAACTTTCTGAATTTCCTTCACCTATACCACACATTTTTTATTGAGGCCGTTATAATTTCTTACATTAGTTTGATAGAATGTTCACTTACATTTCGaaatttcatgttttattcttgacattttgtctttattctcgcaaattaaaaaaaatctctgtttgGCTAAGTTTGACTTAATTCATATTTTGACTTTATACTTGAAATTCAAAATGGAATGAAAACTACTCTTATTATTTTTTACGCTTGAATCTACACTCTTCCCAAGCTcacatcttgtgtttttattttaaatctagaGAACAATAAGGAGCCTCCTTTGTTAGCTCCTCCGGCACGAACAAAACCAGCTTCTAAATCATTGGGGGAAAAACCTCTGCGAGTGAAAGCACCTGGGAAATCCACCATCTTGAAGCCGATGGTCAGTCAGACAGAGCCCAGACACGGCCCCATTAGCAGGTACTTATGTTGACATATTTATCTACAGTGTTTAAATGTGAAgcaacgtttgtgtgtgtccctcactCAGTTTTCACTCTGATCTTTCTGTCCTCTCAAGGGTAACTTTGTGTAAAACCCCCGGCTGCTTCCTGGAGTCACTGTCAAACCCTGGCTCCAGCTATAGCCATGGCTTCAAGCAGAGCAAGGAGAACCTCACCAGGAAACTCTACCATTTGTACAACACCACTGTATTCGACAGCAAGGTGAAGACGGCGAttccctttgttttgttttttatacattttataaatatcatCTGCtctaaaatgtgtgtttttcattgtttaacTTATTTGCTTACAtgtgttgtattttcttttttcctgacCTGACTTTTCCAGCTCCCTGTTGATATGTCAGTGACCTGGAATAAGAAATTGCGGAAAACGGCTGGTTACTGTGTCACGGGGCAGGAG harbors:
- the gcna gene encoding germ cell nuclear acidic protein isoform X2, whose protein sequence is MNDDNRQLFERVARKMGWMDQGGLDTAEKKLISSIGKSRFGATSGHRPADPKASPVLLGLSGSEDESDKENQCFKGNDYRDKSLIESSDDDFDQFLVGRATPKAKPETKGTCSAAKKDNSNVLVVSSDDEGNFETFLQRVKTPNTKTEKVSESGSEDSLKNFIVDDCSSDDDFIDTKISLKVPKKSNTPAAQPPRRRPLSQWDSPVFVSDSDDDDDNIVVKSTWRTRHSKPKPPGKANKNKAPLRDEDDSAPSLPSLPVSSPFSFRPPKTPTSLGTPKFTFTTPSMLVESESSEEEFTSLLERLKKKNKLPGTSCSPKNAKENNKEPPLLAPPARTKPASKSLGEKPLRVKAPGKSTILKPMVSQTEPRHGPISRVTLCKTPGCFLESLSNPGSSYSHGFKQSKENLTRKLYHLYNTTVFDSKLPVDMSVTWNKKLRKTAGYCVTGQERGGGSRYARIDLSEKVCDSADRLRDTLIHEMCHAATWLINGVRDGHGSYWKLYARKSTLAHPELPMVTRCHSYDIKYKFKYQCTRCQNTIGRHSKSLDTQRFACALCTGNLVLLTPLKTRAPAPFANFVKENYGTVRQGLAGQSHAEVMRKLSADFASKTKLSQS
- the gcna gene encoding germ cell nuclear acidic protein isoform X1; its protein translation is MNDDNRQLFERVARKMGWMDQGGLDTAEKKLISSIGKSRFGATSGHRPADPKASPVLLGLSGSEDESDKENQCFKGNDYRDKSLIESSDDDFDQFLVGRATPKAKPETKGTCSAAKKDKLENYSEANSNVLVVSSDDEGNFETFLQRVKTPNTKTEKVSESGSEDSLKNFIVDDCSSDDDFIDTKISLKVPKKSNTPAAQPPRRRPLSQWDSPVFVSDSDDDDDNIVVKSTWRTRHSKPKPPGKANKNKAPLRDEDDSAPSLPSLPVSSPFSFRPPKTPTSLGTPKFTFTTPSMLVESESSEEEFTSLLERLKKKNKLPGTSCSPKNAKENNKEPPLLAPPARTKPASKSLGEKPLRVKAPGKSTILKPMVSQTEPRHGPISRVTLCKTPGCFLESLSNPGSSYSHGFKQSKENLTRKLYHLYNTTVFDSKLPVDMSVTWNKKLRKTAGYCVTGQERGGGSRYARIDLSEKVCDSADRLRDTLIHEMCHAATWLINGVRDGHGSYWKLYARKSTLAHPELPMVTRCHSYDIKYKFKYQCTRCQNTIGRHSKSLDTQRFACALCTGNLVLLTPLKTRAPAPFANFVKENYGTVRQGLAGQSHAEVMRKLSADFASKTKLSQS